The DNA sequence GAATGTCGCGGAGATCAGTCCCTGGTGCTAGCACAAGCTGGGCGGAGGCAATGAGAGGCTGATCAATGGGCTGACCGATTTGGCTGCACAACCAGACGTAAACTTCTGAGAGGCCTGGTACATTCTCATAAATGTCGTTCGCTATGCGATGGCTGAGCAGGCTGTAAATTTTGCCCACATGGCTGACGGGATTCTTCCCCGCTGCGGCTTCGGTGCCCATTGGTCGGTTCAGGGCGATCACGCCATTCACCTTGTTCCCGCGCCCCACTTGTCCACAGTCGCCACCCTCGGCCGAGGTGCCTAATACCGTCAGATACATCCCGTCTGCACCTCGCCCGGGAATATCAAGCGTGTTCAGATCCACGCGGATGCTGTTAAAGTTCATGTTCTTCGCAGAAATGAAATTCTGAATGGCATCATGAATCTCCTCTTTGCGGGCGAAATACCCCTTCTCGCTTTCGACAAAGCGGTCTACGAAGGCCATGGCGATGGTGAGCACCAAGTCCCGTCCGCAACGATAGCCCATCACTTTGATATCCTCGCCCGATTCGGGGAATTTCCTCTTGAATTCTGGGGAGTTCATGTAATGCTCCACTTCCAAGACAGCCTTCTCCGTTTCAGTAAGTGGTGCATAGCCCACGGCGGCTGAGGTATCGTTTGCACCGATAACTTCCCGGTCGAAGATATCGGTCAATTCGGGTGACCCCTCTTTGATCTCGTTCTGGTAAACCACGTGGGTCTCCGGATCTACAAAACGCAGGTTTCGGCCTAACCACTGCTGGGCGGTACGAATGGCAATATCGCCCACGTCCACGCGCTTGCCTTTGTGCTCGTAAATGGCCCGATCACCGAAGACCAAGCGCATGGGCTCCTCCACGGTACCCCCACCAATGCGGGGCGAGGTCTTGCCTGCTACCAGAAGCCCTTTGTCAATATTGTGGTGCACGATGCGGCCAAAAGTCTCGCGATAGGCAGCGCACAAAGCCAGAGAAATCTCCTCGGCGATGGCGTCACAGATGGAGTCGGGATGACCAACCCCCTTTCGCTCCACAAGTTCAACCGCTTGCTGCTCGACGGGCGTCTTGTCGAGGCTCTCAACAATGATGTTTTTCACTTGCTCCTCCTGACTGATCAGTATGGTTGTACATTTTCTCGCAATACGCCTAGGCCCTTTACAAAAGGGCGGTGAATTTCGAACCCGAGTCTCTCATTTAACTGTGGTCTCTCGAAGCCGCGGGCAGTCCTTAGCCTGCGGACAGATGACATCAAAACTAGTGAAGTTTAAGAAGTCGCTGTATCGGGACATCACATCATCCCAGGTAACCTCACGCAAGCGTTCCACACTGAAACCTTCTACCACGAATGAGGCAACCACGCTGCCATGGATAATAGCCCGTTTGATGGAAGGAAGCGTTAGGTCACCGGTTTTTGCCAAATAACCTACGAATCCGCCGGCAAATGTATCCCCTGCTCCGGTGGGGTCCTTGATTTTTTCCAACGGATAGGCTGGGGCAAAGAAATAAGAGGCCGTTGGATCCTCGCCGTTCGCGAACAGGACTGCGCCATATTCGCCCTTTTTGACCACCACGGCCCGGGGGCCCAGGCTGAGGATATGGCGTGCCGCGCGGATGAGACTGAAGGTATTGGCGTACTGCCGTGCTTCGGCCTCGTTCATCAACACGATATCCACCTTGGAGATGGTTTTAGTGAGTTCCTCTTTACGATAGGTGATCCAATAGTTCATTGTATCGAGCACAGTGAGTCGGGGGCAATCTACCTGGCTCAACACATTCATCTGCAGCACAGGATCAATGTTGGCCAGGAAAACGTATTCCGAGGCGCGATAGGATATGGGTAACTTCGGATTGAAAGTGGCAAAGACATTGAGTTGCGTATCCAACGTCTCCGCAACATTCATGTCATAGCCGTAGCGACCAGCCCAACGGAAAGTTTTGCCCTCTTCTATCTGCAGGCCTTCCAAACTGACCCCTCTGGATCTAAGAAAGTCCATATACTCTTGCGGAAAATCCGTGCCCACAACGGCGACCATATTCACCTGGTCGTATAGACTAGCCGCTGTGGAAAAGTACGTGGCTGAGCCGCCCAGGACATCTTCTACCCGCCCAAAAGGCGTTTGGATAGAGTCCATGCCTACAGAGCCAACGACCAGAATACTCAACCGACCCCCCTGATCAAACGGACAGACCGTATCTACGGCGCATGACCATAGATACGCCTGCTGTGAGTTCCAACACTAAGCGCGCCACATCTTCAGAGAGTGACCCCGTACCACATGATGGTGTGACAAGCCCGGCGGCCAGTAACTTATCTCTGGACACCCCTTTATCTGCCAGCCCTTGTATGGCTTGCTCTAAGCGGTCTACCAGACTGGTGATGGTCTCACTCACGGCCTCCGTGCTCGCGGGTACAATGCCCCAGGCGATAATACCGCCCCGATCCAGAAAGGCACTGACTTCCTCGGTGTACAGGGCGATGGTGTGCGCGTAGTTATATGCATCCAGATTGAGAATATCTATGGGTGTGGATAACAGAATTGACCAGTCCGTATTGCCACAGCAGTGCACGCCTTTAAGTCCCTCAATACCGGCCAGGACTTCGTTTAACAAGGTGATGACCTGCTCTCGACTCAGGGAAACGAAGGCGGACCCAAACGAGGCCATGTAGGGCTCGTCAACAAAGATAATAGTTTGAGGGACGACCTGCTGTAACTCGCGTTCCTGCCAAGAGGCCTTAAGCCGCAGGAGTTTGGCAACGGCGTCGGCTAGGATTTCGTCGTAGAGGATAGGGCGGCGGTTCTGATCCACTACCGTAAGTCCCCAACTAATGGGCCCTGTCACCTGTCCTTTGAGCGCAATAGGCGGTGGGTCGACCGATAGGCCTTCCTCCAAAAGTACTGCTAGCCCCGCAGCGTACTTCGGG is a window from the Chloroflexota bacterium genome containing:
- a CDS encoding methionine adenosyltransferase, whose product is MKNIIVESLDKTPVEQQAVELVERKGVGHPDSICDAIAEEISLALCAAYRETFGRIVHHNIDKGLLVAGKTSPRIGGGTVEEPMRLVFGDRAIYEHKGKRVDVGDIAIRTAQQWLGRNLRFVDPETHVVYQNEIKEGSPELTDIFDREVIGANDTSAAVGYAPLTETEKAVLEVEHYMNSPEFKRKFPESGEDIKVMGYRCGRDLVLTIAMAFVDRFVESEKGYFARKEEIHDAIQNFISAKNMNFNSIRVDLNTLDIPGRGADGMYLTVLGTSAEGGDCGQVGRGNKVNGVIALNRPMGTEAAAGKNPVSHVGKIYSLLSHRIANDIYENVPGLSEVYVWLCSQIGQPIDQPLIASAQLVLAPGTDLRDIHKRVSSIMERELTDIYQFTERLSRGEFSVW
- a CDS encoding sugar kinase, coding for MSILVVGSVGMDSIQTPFGRVEDVLGGSATYFSTAASLYDQVNMVAVVGTDFPQEYMDFLRSRGVSLEGLQIEEGKTFRWAGRYGYDMNVAETLDTQLNVFATFNPKLPISYRASEYVFLANIDPVLQMNVLSQVDCPRLTVLDTMNYWITYRKEELTKTISKVDIVLMNEAEARQYANTFSLIRAARHILSLGPRAVVVKKGEYGAVLFANGEDPTASYFFAPAYPLEKIKDPTGAGDTFAGGFVGYLAKTGDLTLPSIKRAIIHGSVVASFVVEGFSVERLREVTWDDVMSRYSDFLNFTSFDVICPQAKDCPRLRETTVK
- a CDS encoding methionine synthase; the protein is MNRKFEPNWLPMSVGSVPHTNPYDAWDLLRRTTPQIPCWPQLPRRSFFENMYVQYSEGFPGVVIEDERIYVDTDSPEKDKTLELLYMAYLENRLSYAAISPKYAAGLAVLLEEGLSVDPPPIALKGQVTGPISWGLTVVDQNRRPILYDEILADAVAKLLRLKASWQERELQQVVPQTIIFVDEPYMASFGSAFVSLSREQVITLLNEVLAGIEGLKGVHCCGNTDWSILLSTPIDILNLDAYNYAHTIALYTEEVSAFLDRGGIIAWGIVPASTEAVSETITSLVDRLEQAIQGLADKGVSRDKLLAAGLVTPSCGTGSLSEDVARLVLELTAGVSMVMRRRYGLSV